The genomic segment gaggataaatgaccaccactgccagccgcgcagccaggattttcgaaatcggaaattcccattgccgcctgtaacacccaaaGTGACTTtggtaacacccaccgcgattccgcgctcgttaaaagagccgtcttttcagcgtataatgatcatctgttacgtaaaatattcaatccatgacaactacgagttactaaaatatctttatatattaatttaatgtgtccaacggaactcgcggttgcttcttcttacgtcaaaaaaaaaacattactattcggtccacggcgatctgtgacctaaaagtacgagataaactgcctgatgtatttaattttaatacgtatttttgcaatcttgccaattcgttatcgccgttagaaaaatctcaaataatgatataaaatcctgttaagtgtagagtataattcatttcatacaatgaatatacatataaagcttagtagtaaattaaaaatacatattcatcgccgcgattatgccacctgttaaaagagtcgacttttacaacaaataatataacaatatatttttctgttgtgcaaagtgatgaattcgtgaccgatataggcatatttaaaatgtcttgcttcattattaatttaattgtcttcaatttaccctgcggttgcgtcgacaaaataaaatcctcaccactcttatataccattgcaatccgcggtcataaaaataaaaacgtgtggtaaactgcccgattaaataatgttttgatccgtattttgcgaatttggcaaatatttagatgtacttgtaatCGAAATACCGCCACTctaattatttttagataaaaccgttcgaaaaatccgtaaatcttcTGTAACATCTCggagtgaaatttatttcatcaaaataaaattgattaaatttactttgaaaatattcgacggcaatttaaagtaatggataatcaggcaaatcccgccctcaattcgtgacgatatgtttctaaacgccgaccaaacataatgtgtgccagaggcacacgaaattctgcaattttcactgcctagaaaagggtttttcaaattttcgccggcctcaataaaacttatattgtttacggttttattttcagtattttaaattgccgcttttcaatcaaaatttgcgttgtctttagaaactcgccgccgatgaacgtatttaccagattcacaattccgtgcgcgtacaaaaataaaataattgtcttcgttacgtggaacaaatttgtggaaaattttcgttttagagaaaataacacaaacgtaaaggcgtttacggcctaaataacacgttacgcgaatgagtgatgaaaacaatcacgcgcaagtttctatcgagaatgttttcattcatcGGAAACGTCTTGAgtgcggcgtcgaaaatgtgtgacgtcacacaaatatccgatattcttatgaacgctaattccgatattcgaatgacgagatattcgaatactttattcgaattggccatccctggctcCTGGTCCACAATGATGTGAAATCAAGGAAATCCATTTCTGAAATATTTAACATAAACTACTGTTTTTATTGTGGCGACTGGCGGTATGGTCAAAGCTTAATTACTGACTGGTATTAGAataatgaagaatatttttattgtgtaagtcaggggtgtgcaaactggaaaccattcaaaattgacacttcTCCACAGGACACGCAAATTTTATTTGTGGGACTTATTTAGCCCGGAGGTCGTGGGTTGCGGACTCCTGTTGTATATCATTTTAATCTGTTAACTCTTAATAACTTTAATTCTGAGTCAGTATACACACCTTGTTTTGAGAAATTCTCTTCAAAAATCCAATTCTTGTACCCGGATTCGATTGTAAATTTCCCGACCCTGGGCCGCATTACAATTCATTCAGCATTTAATGTTGCAGCAGTTTAATGTTCCTGTTGtggagccttgttcagagaagAAAATAGCTTTTCAAACCTTATGAAAGGGGATTTCTCTTAGCTCAGAATTCATGCGAGAATATCGTAATAATTTGCCACTGTacttttgaaaacaatttagCAATTTTCTAgttattgaaacttttttcatttttgctgtTGATTTTTTTTCCTGTTTCTTTCAAAGCTAATGTGTTTGTAAGTAAGAACTTTAGCACAAAAAACGAAACCTGGGAAGCTGTTGTAAAATAATTAAGGGAGCGTATATTTGTGATTTTTGAAACTCTGCAACTTTTGTTGCCAAAATatggggtgtccataaagtccctttacaattccaactttattatgaagtcagttctcagtatatcttaaccaggtttgctATTTTTCAATcagttcaagtatttttattccatttaatacatctgtgaggtttaatacaatataaattctctttgcaattttggaaaattttaatttatggaCACCAAATATATtggtaaatatttattcaaactatGATTAGATACCATCTATTGTcagataatatatttaaaaaataagcaTTGTCattttgtattgaaatttcTGAAGAGCACATGTCTCACTGTAATAATttctggaaatttttttttttattttcagcctTTTGTCTTGTAACCCTTGCTATGTTAAATTGTAAAATGgaaggtactcctgtagtatgtgtaccaggttagggttaggccataattttatcttgattttccttattttagttctattaagagttcggggactgtctttgttagccaagtgaatataccccctgcccataggttcacatacttctggagcgccaaatagAAGACTGAAATTACCTTATCAATTTGTTTGAATTGCGATgagttttgaataaattatactGAATGGCAAGATGTCTGTTGTGTTTCATTGTGGGTGAGTTTCTAAGGAGGATCATGCACTCGTGTCTTGTACATTTCGTATTATTGTACTATGTTGGTTTCCAATCGGGGTTCAGGGCATTGTTACCCAAACTTTAAAGCTCGCGGCCGCTtccaatatattgaaattttcaacgACACCTGTTGAGTCTGCATTTGTCATGCAATCGAGCGAGGGGTTTATGttttatatcattttcaataattgtgtttcgaatcaacTTCTACGATAGAATGTTGGGGCACACTTTTGCGGCCCCCAAAATTGAATGCATGACCACCTGCGGGGTCGCAACCCtcagtttgggaagccctgaccTAGGGGTTATGCCAGTATTGTCCGGGGTAACTCAATTTTGCATTCAAATACGAGAGTCTATATTATTGGGTTTGCCGctatttattattaaacttgcttGCTACTTCCTACACTTAAAaggatcattttgttttgccagtattaaGTTTGCttttacatatttatagttAATTAgttaatttaattaattcagTCAATAAACTATTACACAGGGGTTACCGAAGCCTCTGgaatgccccccccccccccccccacggGTGTACCCAATAAATAGGACAGGCAATCCAAAATTTATAGGGGGAAGGAGCAGTTGCTTGTTGATTAGCAATACTTATGTTTTTCTTATTGAAATGTTGTTGTGAAAGAATGGTTTGCTCTCGCCTTATTGCAGAATGGTTGCAGTTAATCATTGttttatgtttaaatatttgCGCACGTAGATATCAGAGTGATATCGCGGTCTTTCTATATCACGGTTTGGTTCTGAGGTAAACAAGGCGAGTCTATTTTGATCTGCAAAAATAATGACGCTATACAGAGGGTACTGGGTCAGTGTGCGGTAACATGAGGTATTATTTGCATtacgggggagaggaaaggcaatATGGCGGCTTAATGATATGTCGTACCACGGCCTCTTGCCCAGTATGggatcagttagccagttatttgttccagatcTATGCATTCAGTTGATGGTGGACGAAGCCGTAAGCAACCAACGGCAAAGAGAAGTCCAACAATTCTCTCATACATAATTATCACCCACAGGATTTTTCACTCAggttaatcagaggtgcggtggtgagcgtattgCCAACTAAGcgcgatgcgccacaccgctgagtcgaggcttgatggtggaggaagccgtaacggccagcggttacgtaaaccaccctacggtggtgaggagtccagcaattctttcgcacataattatcgaCCGCGGGATTCGAATCTACGAACACAGGAATTTTGAACTGCAGGTCATTTCTCCTTATTCACTTCTCTTTGCGGAATCATATGTGGCAGTCgtcacaaggatgcttgaacgagatttAGTTTATTCATTAACATTTAAAAAGCCACTAAGCAGTTTGTTTTTCACCAATGCTGAAAGTATGCAACGTACATACACACTGCAGAATAGAATTAAAAatagcatttcagggtgaaggacGATGCGAAAAAAATACCGATTATCGGGAAGCGATACGCGAGATGGAGTCTTATAGAAAACCAATAAAAGGAGATAATATTAGACCAAGGGcgttcaaaattttcatttgggtctaagcaatttattgacatgTGCGTTATATTACCTTATGGTTCGTAAAATACAGTACTTCatgggcgctcctgaagtatgtgaaccaagatgacgcacaacctgaaccccaacctgatacacatattatgttcaggttgtgcgacatcttggtacacaaacttcgGAAGTACCCAGATTTTTTATAAACTCAgcaattttacaaaaaagaaCAACACACAAGGTGAAAGTTGCCAAACCTTCAAATGGCTTTTGAATCTTCCATAATTTCGTGCTTTTTTTTCTagaaatatatagaaaattgttAAAACGAAAATCGGAAATGCCGGAAAAGACTGCAGGTGATTTTGTACTTTTTTTTCTAATCTCACTTATATGGTTTGGCCAAGAAAAAGTGgcacgtgttcactcacctgaAACAATTGAATCATTCCACATACGCTCATGCGCACCCACACACACGTCCATAGTAAAGTTATATAAAGAGAAGAATACGATAAATTGGTAGTAAACAAAAAGTAAGGTAGTAAACAATTccataaatttatttacagttTGGAAAATAACACTGCACGACGCGCAGAACGCACTCTTGCTTTTGACGTGCTTCGTGTTCCACAAACTTTTTTtgcatcaattttcaaattctagaCGATAAGGTGCCCCGGAATGGTTCAACAcaaagttggcaaccctaaCCTTCCTGGTCTATAAGACACAGTTGTGAGACTCTTCACAGCTAATTGAGAGTTTCATGTGAAATGCAAttcataaaaattcaaattctttcTCTTACTGCTGTATCTTTGAGTAACCATTTAATTCAATTACTGCAAAATACATTATATTTACacattttttaactttttatcttggtttttaattaattcaatTCCTGCAAAAGACAgtatattttacagtattttattaaaactttttgtcCTGATTTTCAGTGCCTGAATTCCGGTATGTTGCTGGGAAGAAATTTGTTGTTTCAGATGAAATGATGAAAGCTTACGAAGAGGATGGATTAATTCTGGTCAGGTGAGAATATTGGAAAATATGGAGATACTCCCTTAGGGGGTGGGGAGAGGTAGGATCTTTATATAAACTACTAGCCTGGGCTCGGGGCGGGGGCAAGGGGTCATATGAGTGCTTCAGACCTACTTAGGGGGTTGAGAGGGGTAGAATCTTTATATAATTAGCCAAGGTAAATTGAGGGATCATATGAGCGCTTCATTCATAATTAGGGGGTGGGGAGGGATGTAGGCTCTTTACATAAACTAGCTTGGGTAAATGGGGGGAGGGGGTTAAGAAGGGgaaattaaacaatataagactttatgaacacacactatatttctaaattttttccCTCAAAAACAACAAATATCTGCCATGGGGGGAAATTCCCCAAAGGTTGAGAAACGCTGACTCAGCGCTCAACTCAACGCTTTCCAAATTTGCTGATTACTGGTTGACCATTTCAttaaacaattttatcattttttcccccctgggataaatataagAATCCCatcttgaatatttgaaaaccttTATATTTACAGAGGTTTGATGACAAAGCCAGAGTTGGATAAACTAGAACTTTGTCTACAGAATGGAGAAGTTGTGAAACATGCGTTTGATTTGCCGGATGACAAGGCCAGTGTCAAGATGGTAATCTGGAATCATCCGGGAGATGACTATACAGGCATGATTGGGAGAATGGAGAGGATTGTGGACACTGTGGAAACGGTGGGCTAATTTCATTGTATCATTGCTTGCTCTTTTCAACTCAGTACAAAGTTTGGATCCATTGTAGAAAGCCCGTCCCATGtttgcaaaaatttgaaataaacaccCCTGGCATTTTAGGGTTACAATCCACCGagtggcggggttgttttttgatGGGGGCTTTCCACAAAAGACACCAAAGTTATAAACGCCCAACACACACTCAAAAGTTCAAATTGTTTACCAAATTGCTCAAAAAAGGTCCTGAACACTCAACTAACATTGTAAGGGTATTTCTGGGAACATTGTGAGCGACTATTGACATATTATGAGTATAAAATGGTTTACGTACAGCTAGTTACCAGTAGATGACTTAAAACAGAATCCGAATGACAGTTCCCAAACTGGGCCTCAACCCAACTTGGGGGCGACGATTTCAactaaaagttaaaaaaaatactaacagAAAAAATCGGTGAGAGTAGgctactgatagaagagttgcaagtttctTTCAATTCTAATATATATCTTTTATACTTGTTTCAGCTTCTTGGAGGAGAGGTCTACCATTATCACACAAAGATTGTTCTGAAAGAAGCACTAACTGGAGGCTCATTTGCTTGGCATCAAGATTATGGGTGAGTTGAAGGGCTGACGGGTTAGTGAGGGGGTAAAAATTTCTAAGAGCGAGGTTATCTGCAACAGCTAGCGGGTTCGACGGAGGTTGGAAAAATATGGATTTTCAAAAGTCTAAAAGCTAAAaaaaaagggtgctcccgaagtatgcgaaccaagatggcggacatcggaacgtaacatgggtaacaggttaaggttaggcgataattttttccaatttactttattttagtcctaatatcagttcgaagactagccaatagcctcccgtagtatttatacctaaaattatggcctaaccctaacctagtacacattacattccgatgtccgccatcttggttcgcatacttcgggagcccccaaaaaaGTCTATGAAAAATTGCAATGTATGATTTCATTTTAGAGGAGAAGTTCTAACCCGCATATCCCCACACAGGTCTGCACCTGTTATTAAGCGATGTGCTCGTTTAGCGGTAGACATCACAAAAGAGACAGGGTCAGGGAACCTGAATTATATGAGAATATCTTTATCCGATTGCGTTCATGCAAGTTAGATTTTATAACAAAGTGGCACCTTCGATTTGAAAACaactttttttctgaaatctGTGCGGTCTAAATCTTACTTGTTTTGtccgctttcccgattctataatcagtttaatttaatttttttttatcaattattttattgtctttaatgctgattatgaagtcaaaataaacttattctTATTGATCTTTTACACTTCTACACACCGTCCCTTACAAACAAGTCTAAAAAAGGTTCCCGGTAGTTCAGTGCCACAGCAACTTCTAGTGCATGTGGCCGAACAATTTTTGCATTCTTAACCCTCACCAAACTTCGacatctaaaaattacgtcactatgaCAGTACTTATGGTACTAAACTACACCAGACCCCAAAAAATTAGTAGATCTGGGTAAAAGTTGTCTAAATAAATCTTTCCAGATATTGGTACAAGAATGGTCTCTTATTTCCTGACCTGATGTCTGTCTCAATTGCAATGGATGACTCGGACATGGAGAATGGCTGTCTGAGGGTAATGCTTAATCATGCTTTTATATATGCTTATGCATgcctttcactctgaacaaggctctataCAAGCAGCTATATGCAAGAAACTATTATTATTTGGAAGGCCTGGAATTTTTTGCATCAGCATTGCCTACACCAGCGGTTCCCGAAGGGTGCGGCGAGTTGCTTGAGGTGCCGCGAATTGTGTTgaacataactaatatatgattgattattttgcatattgtatttattataaaggCAGTGATGAGGAAGAAGATTTGACCTTTCgcctttatttatatatttcaacttCAAAGCCCCGTCCGtgtaaataataaaacaatgaatgttatttattattttattttatcaaccaGGTTATCCGAGGTTCTCATAAGCTTGGAAGAATTGATCATGGTAGAGTAGGCGGTCAGAATGGTGCCGACACGGACAGGATTGTTGAGGTTTGTTATATTTAAACATTAGTGAGGAATGAAATATctcattttgcaatatttctttAAATTGTGTCATCGCACCAAGGTAAATATATCGTGTCtaacttattttaaaatatgaattataGTTTTGAATGTTCTGTTGAGAAATATTAATATCTAAACAGAATGACTCGTATTTGTCACAAACAAATCATCAGTGAGAATTAgtatgggatttacatatttatcccggggagcgtggaaagtcgataagatggcttaatcatattacgaacctctcgtccggtaacagtccatgtcaggtataggattagttagccaggtatttgtttcagatgcatggacttaataGTGGAGGAAATCGTAATCAACCAGCAATAtgtgattagttagccaggtgtttgttttcggaagcatggacttgatggtggaagaagccgtaaccgaccagcggttacgtgaaccaccctacggcagcgaagagtccagcaatcctctcgtacataaccatccccgcatgggattcaaacctgcgaacccacgcagagtaatcagaggtgcggtggcgagcgtatttctaacgcttagcacgatgaacCATACCGCCAAGCCGATTAATTGACTCAACTCGAGACTCCGATGGCATGTGACAATAATTTCAGTGCAAGAACAGATGTAATTATCTGTGAATAGAGTTGAGTTTTGCAGTGCACAATTTTTAATTACCCGGTATGTCTTCTGCTCCAAACAAGGCACTATGCAAGCAGGAGCTACTGCTTTTGGAAGCATGGAATATTCAGTTTCACATTATCCTTACATTTAATTCCAGAAcaacaaatttcatttttgttttctagATTAAGAAAGTGATGGAAGAATACAACGTGGTTCTGAAAGCTGGCGATGCCATTTTCTTTCACTGCAATGTGCTGCATACAAGGTCAGTGCTTAGTGGCGCTTATGATTTTTTGTTAGATTGAATATGTTAAGCATACGCTAGTATCGCTCTTCTGATTACTTTGTATGAGTTCAAATCCTATGGGAGATAATTGTGTGCGAGAGGATCGCGAGACTTCTCGCCATTGTACAGTGATTCATGTTACTTACTGTTACTCAATAACTCATCACTGAGGAAAATCATCACATCTTTGGTCTGAAATTCTCCCATTGGTGCCCTTTTAATTTTTCGAGACTTTTCCATGAATAATCTCTTCATTAGGCTTGGCATTTTGGCACATTGTGCTATGCGTCAGAAATATGCTTGTCACAAAAAATCTTTGACAAACACTGCACTGCCAAGAGCAGCTAAAATCATCTTGGCTGTGTGACATATTGTGCTAAGCATTAGTAATGTGCTTGCCATCGTACCTCTGATTATTCTGCACAGGTCAGCAGACATGGATCTCATTTGACAATAAATACCGGTATGTGCGAGTGGATTGCTGGACTACTTGAAATTGCATGTTgcttcacgtaactgctggacGGTTACACACTAACTCAATGCATCCGAAATATATAACTGAATATCTAGACTCTGATACCCGACTCTGGGCGGTTGAAAATACTCATACCCTGACATGTACTGGCAACTGGGCGAGATATATGGTATGGGTATGATTAAACTGTCTTAGAGGCAGCCACTGTATCTAACAATATGTTCAAAGCTAATATTTTTTGTAAGGAATGAAatttaggtactcctgaagtatgtgtaccaagatgtcgcacaacctgaatcctaaactggtacacaacctgagttcaggttgtgcgccatcttggtgtgtatacttcaggaggtccgaaattTATCTGCTTCAGTATTGCCTACACATTTTATTACACCATGGTGGACTGGTGGGTAAGGACCTGCGATGTAAACTCAATGTCTAATGATTCAACTGCTTGGCCTTTGACCCCACTGAAAAGTATTATTTTGTCCATTTTTCAGCGCTCCGAACACATCAACTCGAAGACGTTATGCTATTATTCCCTGTTACAACAGAGTAACCAACGATGCATATTTTGATCATCACCATGCCAGAGTGACAAAGCTAAATAAGGTCAGTCATCTCATACGaatggataggatttacatatttatcatatgacaaaccatggcctctcgtccagttatgGTACCAGTAcacgtcgggtatgggattagtttgccGGTTATTAGTTCcggaagcatagacttgatggtggggaaaacgaccagcggttacgtgaactaccCTACGACGGCAAAAaggccagcaatcctctcgcacataaccaccccgcatgggattcgaacctgcataGGGTACTCAGGGGTGCAATGGAGAGCTTATTCCTAACGCATTGCGGCTGCAGGGTGCTTCCcttaaccgctggtcagttactgCTTCCACCACCATCAAGTCCTGGCTTCttaaaacaaatacctaaataATCCCACATATGACATGAAATtttaaccggacgagaggccgtggttggcaatatggttaagccatcttatcgactttcctctcctggGGTTAatcatgtaaatcctatcctaaatcctATATACAGGGTCTTTATATGGTCCcttcataatttcaattttgttatgaagacAGTTCTAAATAAATCTTaaccaagtttgttgtttttttaatcagtaattgttcaagtatttttacttcatttaatacatctgtgaggtccaaaacaatataatgta from the Styela clava chromosome 5, kaStyClav1.hap1.2, whole genome shotgun sequence genome contains:
- the LOC120344314 gene encoding L-proline trans-4-hydroxylase-like isoform X4; this translates as MMKAYEEDGLILVRGLMTKPELDKLELCLQNGEVVKHAFDLPDDKASVKMVIWNHPGDDYTGMIGRMERIVDTVETLLGGEVYHYHTKIVLKEALTGGSFAWHQDYGYWYKNGLLFPDLMSVSIAMDDSDMENGCLRVIRGSHKLGRIDHGRVGGQNGADTDRIVEIKKVMEEYNVVLKAGDAIFFHCNVLHTSAPNTSTRRRYAIIPCYNRVTNDAYFDHHHARVTKLNKVPDSALETCNEFKNMEGKWFMDPAIDKTIIAKKVNKDVESKIEQPSES
- the LOC120344314 gene encoding L-proline trans-4-hydroxylase-like isoform X2, encoding MPEKTAVPEFRYVAGKKFVVSDEMMKAYEEDGLILVRGLMTKPELDKLELCLQNGEVVKHAFDLPDDKASVKMVIWNHPGDDYTGMIGRMERIVDTVETLLGGEVYHYHTKIVLKEALTGGSFAWHQDYGYWYKNGLLFPDLMSVSIAMDDSDMENGCLRVIRGSHKLGRIDHGRVGGQNGADTDRIVEIKKVMEEYNVVLKAGDAIFFHCNVLHTSAPNTSTRRRYAIIPCYNRVTNDAYFDHHHARVTKLNKVPDSALETCNEFKNMEGKWFMDPAIDKTIIAKKVNKDVESKIEQPSES
- the LOC120344314 gene encoding L-proline trans-4-hydroxylase-like isoform X3, whose amino-acid sequence is MPEFRYVAGKKFVVSDEMMKAYEEDGLILVRGLMTKPELDKLELCLQNGEVVKHAFDLPDDKASVKMVIWNHPGDDYTGMIGRMERIVDTVETLLGGEVYHYHTKIVLKEALTGGSFAWHQDYGYWYKNGLLFPDLMSVSIAMDDSDMENGCLRVIRGSHKLGRIDHGRVGGQNGADTDRIVEIKKVMEEYNVVLKAGDAIFFHCNVLHTSAPNTSTRRRYAIIPCYNRVTNDAYFDHHHARVTKLNKVPDSALETCNEFKNMEGKWFMDPAIDKTIIAKKVNKDVESKIEQPSES
- the LOC120344314 gene encoding L-proline trans-4-hydroxylase-like isoform X1 yields the protein MQFIKIQILSLTAVSLMPEFRYVAGKKFVVSDEMMKAYEEDGLILVRGLMTKPELDKLELCLQNGEVVKHAFDLPDDKASVKMVIWNHPGDDYTGMIGRMERIVDTVETLLGGEVYHYHTKIVLKEALTGGSFAWHQDYGYWYKNGLLFPDLMSVSIAMDDSDMENGCLRVIRGSHKLGRIDHGRVGGQNGADTDRIVEIKKVMEEYNVVLKAGDAIFFHCNVLHTSAPNTSTRRRYAIIPCYNRVTNDAYFDHHHARVTKLNKVPDSALETCNEFKNMEGKWFMDPAIDKTIIAKKVNKDVESKIEQPSES